The Candidatus Binataceae bacterium genome has a window encoding:
- a CDS encoding oligosaccharide flippase family protein: protein MRKAEASAAATQGRSEAVCRPEAEGRESLAARVSEAFARSVRDNILAEFGAQAIRFGGIIFLARILGPEDFGILKALVAVTLIATIFIQAGIPDALIQRRELTGEHECAGWWMSLAVTSIVVATVYLGAAHIAGWMEMPGLKPAIRLMCVPIFIEGTSMVSNARLERALSFGALALADVLAEIAFVAVALALLVAGLPRWSLIGGLAARFAIHGLTVWSASPRIYLALPRPHAIRDLFGFALSVWGGRIVQALSDNSDYLLIGRLLGSGPLGIYGMARDLLRFVPNRLHRVAGRVIFSAFCKLQDDSREMARAYAQFYCAMTRIILPLLMCMAVTAPDLVKTMYGARWLAAAAPLQALALGLAFAGLKTAVSSIYTAKGHPSLDIHLNGLRLVLVVAILLVLRNRGLLAIAVGISAAEIMTSIAAQYVGSCFTSLTLADILRESLPGVRLALVCGATSLFVSIVCHHFGIHGVPALALALLAAGAVYLRLEAANLTYMVKRAYSSPPQAPVQEEHDSDAEVAAF, encoded by the coding sequence ATGCGCAAAGCCGAAGCTTCCGCCGCCGCGACGCAGGGGCGGTCGGAAGCAGTGTGCCGGCCGGAGGCGGAAGGTCGGGAATCGCTGGCCGCGCGGGTGTCGGAAGCCTTCGCTCGCAGCGTACGTGACAACATACTGGCCGAATTTGGGGCGCAGGCAATCCGCTTTGGAGGAATAATATTCCTCGCTCGCATACTCGGTCCGGAGGATTTTGGAATCCTCAAAGCCCTCGTCGCTGTCACCCTCATTGCAACAATCTTCATTCAGGCTGGAATTCCGGACGCCCTTATCCAGCGGCGCGAGCTCACCGGTGAACACGAGTGCGCCGGATGGTGGATGAGCCTTGCGGTTACGTCCATAGTCGTCGCGACGGTTTACCTGGGCGCTGCGCATATCGCGGGATGGATGGAAATGCCCGGCCTGAAACCCGCGATCCGCCTGATGTGCGTGCCGATCTTTATCGAGGGCACCTCGATGGTGAGCAATGCGCGGCTCGAGCGTGCCCTGAGCTTCGGCGCCCTCGCCTTGGCCGACGTGCTGGCCGAGATCGCCTTCGTGGCTGTCGCCCTCGCGCTCCTGGTAGCCGGGCTGCCGCGATGGAGCCTGATCGGCGGACTCGCCGCCCGCTTTGCGATCCACGGCCTAACCGTATGGTCGGCAAGCCCGCGCATCTACCTTGCGCTTCCCCGCCCGCACGCGATCCGCGACCTGTTCGGTTTCGCGTTGAGCGTCTGGGGCGGCCGTATCGTTCAAGCCTTGTCGGACAACTCGGACTACTTGCTGATTGGCCGTTTGCTGGGAAGCGGTCCACTGGGCATTTACGGGATGGCGCGCGACCTGCTCCGCTTCGTGCCAAATCGGCTTCATCGGGTTGCCGGACGTGTGATCTTCTCGGCCTTCTGCAAGCTCCAGGACGACAGCCGCGAAATGGCGCGCGCATACGCTCAGTTTTACTGCGCGATGACGCGGATCATCCTACCGCTGCTGATGTGCATGGCGGTCACCGCCCCAGACCTGGTGAAGACGATGTATGGCGCTCGATGGTTGGCGGCGGCCGCGCCGCTCCAGGCGCTGGCATTAGGGCTCGCGTTCGCCGGGCTCAAGACCGCCGTCAGCTCAATCTATACCGCGAAGGGACATCCGAGTCTCGACATTCATCTGAACGGCCTGCGCCTTGTCCTGGTAGTGGCAATACTTCTGGTGCTGCGCAACCGGGGGTTGCTGGCGATAGCGGTGGGCATCAGCGCGGCGGAAATTATGACGTCAATCGCCGCCCAATACGTAGGCAGTTGCTTCACCTCTCTGACGCTTGCCGACATTCTGCGGGAGTCTCTCCCGGGAGTGCGCCTGGCGCTCGTATGCGGTGCGACTTCCCTGTTCGTAAGCATCGTTTGCCACCATTTCGGTATTCACGGCGTGCCGGCGTTGGCCCTCGCGTTGCTTGCGGCGGGCGCTGTTTATCTGCGGCTCGAGGCCGCAAATCTGACGTACATGGTAAAGCGGGCTTACTCCTCGCCCCCGCAAGCGCCGGTTCAAGAGGAACACGACTCGGATGCCGAAGTCGCCGCGTTCTAA
- a CDS encoding O-antigen ligase family protein: protein MAGADATFLSVPAQRQTSPHGARLIVGTIVALVVVALLYSLQAGSTYLLLAACGLTGMVGVCYALPYVARHRDWLACAIVLIFLFNAFFFLNPTARVIFHYGALALFCLPVAATALRANILRRGGFRLYLAYFTWAAVTISYSLAPEYSLARLGEAVLILAVLAAVILEAHAGEDAVGLLKHFLVGAGAVLALLAVSALLLPHDLTWVSPLQSFSLDELSEMQKQGISVAGVDRFRGLLNGPNDVGGLMLIIVGPAIVCWQTAGRRTRATLAALIVFALLLAGLADSRSPFVALAVGGALYIVWRWRARGVLLLSAAAAGLLLFYTHGDLGAYVGRGDVSTLTGRTDIWAFTVRSIEQRPILGYGYEVSGAIFLSRYFPIWWGPWDLGPHSSLHNGYLDHAVGVGIPATLLWLYIILRPWVFVLRQPGDPWRLKSIFLLIVVPILVNNMTEAFLGDLTDSVGFLFGIVWALAERYRLLATDEAQSTRAEAIASLPRAAMALAWGR, encoded by the coding sequence ATGGCGGGAGCCGATGCGACCTTTCTCTCGGTGCCGGCGCAACGGCAAACCAGCCCGCATGGCGCGCGGCTGATCGTCGGCACAATCGTGGCACTCGTCGTTGTTGCCCTGCTTTACAGCCTGCAAGCGGGCAGCACTTACCTACTCCTCGCGGCCTGCGGCCTGACCGGGATGGTCGGCGTCTGTTACGCTCTACCTTATGTCGCCAGACATCGCGACTGGCTGGCCTGCGCGATCGTCCTGATATTCCTCTTCAACGCGTTCTTCTTTCTGAATCCCACCGCACGGGTCATCTTCCATTACGGCGCGCTCGCGTTGTTCTGCCTTCCGGTGGCGGCGACGGCCCTGCGCGCGAACATCCTGCGGCGCGGAGGTTTCAGACTCTACCTCGCCTACTTTACGTGGGCGGCGGTGACTATCAGCTACTCGCTGGCGCCCGAATACTCGTTGGCGCGCCTTGGCGAAGCCGTACTGATCCTCGCAGTCCTTGCAGCCGTCATCCTTGAGGCTCACGCGGGAGAGGACGCCGTTGGGCTACTGAAGCATTTCCTGGTCGGCGCAGGCGCGGTCCTGGCGCTGCTCGCGGTGTCCGCACTCCTGCTGCCGCACGACTTGACCTGGGTCAGTCCGCTTCAGAGTTTCAGCCTCGACGAGCTAAGTGAGATGCAGAAGCAGGGAATTAGCGTGGCCGGCGTGGATCGCTTCCGCGGCCTGCTCAATGGGCCCAACGATGTGGGCGGGCTGATGCTGATAATCGTCGGGCCGGCAATCGTATGCTGGCAAACGGCGGGGCGGCGAACCCGCGCGACGCTGGCGGCGCTGATCGTTTTCGCCCTGCTGCTGGCGGGGCTGGCCGATTCGCGCTCCCCGTTCGTTGCCCTGGCCGTGGGCGGCGCCCTGTACATCGTATGGCGATGGCGTGCGCGCGGGGTCCTCCTGTTGAGCGCAGCGGCCGCCGGATTGCTGCTCTTCTACACTCACGGCGATCTCGGCGCTTACGTGGGGCGCGGCGACGTCAGCACGCTCACCGGACGCACCGACATCTGGGCCTTCACCGTGCGCAGTATCGAGCAGCGGCCGATCCTGGGCTACGGTTACGAAGTCTCGGGGGCGATTTTTCTCAGCCGCTACTTTCCGATCTGGTGGGGGCCGTGGGATCTCGGACCTCACAGTTCGCTGCACAATGGCTATCTCGATCACGCCGTCGGAGTCGGTATTCCGGCAACGCTGCTGTGGCTCTACATCATCCTGCGCCCGTGGGTGTTCGTGCTGCGCCAGCCCGGCGACCCATGGCGTCTGAAGTCGATCTTTCTGCTCATTGTGGTTCCGATTCTCGTTAACAACATGACCGAGGCGTTCTTGGGTGATCTGACCGATAGTGTCGGTTTTCTCTTTGGCATCGTATGGGCGCTAGCGGAGCGTTATCGCCTGCTCGCCACAGACGAAGCGCAAAGCACCCGCGCGGAGGCGATCGCCAGCCTGCCGCGCGCCGCGATGGCGCTCGCGTGGGGCCGTTGA
- a CDS encoding GNAT family N-acetyltransferase — MVTIDKKLGGLIPYRTVFFPGASALARALDSLKPHQIARFFWTGAKLDHSRFVVGHQTSTTICIEAQRPLDAILKDMSQSTRRKLRQAEMLSDRVRIVRNGPDASRDFLALYNNFVRSKRTGVSPISESLLRLYAASSDIFLLYLDGAALCGHLNLLDAEAGRERLLFSASRRFDDPETARLCSLLNCHLHWHELRSYREEGLSTYDLGGFSNGANTGLDRFKASFGGQLLEEHTYLCAGSPRVARGLLRLCASFGMLRRLTNGVDDRRP, encoded by the coding sequence ATGGTCACGATTGACAAGAAATTGGGCGGCCTTATCCCGTACCGAACCGTGTTCTTTCCCGGCGCGTCCGCACTGGCACGCGCGCTCGATAGCCTTAAGCCTCACCAGATCGCCCGGTTCTTCTGGACCGGCGCGAAGCTTGACCATTCGCGCTTTGTCGTGGGCCACCAAACGAGCACCACCATTTGTATCGAGGCGCAGCGGCCGCTGGATGCGATCCTGAAGGACATGTCGCAAAGCACCCGGCGCAAGCTGCGTCAGGCGGAGATGCTGAGCGATCGCGTCAGGATTGTGCGCAACGGCCCCGACGCGTCACGCGACTTTCTCGCCCTGTACAACAACTTTGTCCGTTCTAAAAGAACCGGCGTGTCGCCGATAAGCGAGAGCCTGCTGCGCCTCTACGCGGCAAGTTCAGACATCTTTCTGCTGTACCTCGATGGCGCCGCGCTCTGCGGCCATCTGAACCTGCTCGATGCCGAGGCCGGGCGCGAACGGCTTCTGTTTTCGGCCAGCCGGCGCTTCGACGATCCGGAGACTGCGCGTCTGTGTTCACTTCTGAATTGCCATCTTCATTGGCACGAACTTCGTAGCTATCGCGAGGAAGGACTGTCGACTTACGACCTCGGCGGCTTCAGTAACGGCGCGAACACGGGACTGGATAGATTCAAGGCCTCGTTCGGTGGACAGTTGCTCGAGGAGCATACCTACTTGTGCGCCGGCTCACCACGTGTCGCGCGCGGACTGCTGAGACTGTGCGCCTCATTCGGAATGCTGCGCCGGCTTACCAACGGCGTGGATGACCGGCGGCCCTGA
- a CDS encoding GNAT family N-acetyltransferase: MATWRSLLAGCPEVTLYHRERWIELLGRAHRLGMWLATLERDGRVAAGGVFARSPNPFVKRFVALPFSDSAPPLARSADDARELAAALIEQGDGAAYEIRGLDCGEKWERVGCFVSWRLQLWRPLQALERGLGINFRRNLRRAGAVRVEHGAGADYLRRFYALQLDSRRHFGVPPQPWRFFELVHGLFAPANLDIWLAKEAGKDVAAAVFVRDGDAIYFKWGARRANCRSNANHRLLWSAVEEFAPHARVLELGRSDVRNQGLMQFKRGLGATATALPYSFFPMAPRQVSPEVLGGAHRLLAMVWRRLPIFATRMLGRVAYRFLA; encoded by the coding sequence ATGGCGACATGGCGCAGCCTGCTCGCAGGCTGCCCCGAAGTGACGCTTTATCATCGCGAGCGTTGGATCGAGCTGCTCGGCCGTGCCCATCGTCTCGGCATGTGGTTGGCGACGCTCGAACGTGACGGTCGGGTGGCGGCAGGTGGCGTATTCGCACGCTCTCCGAACCCCTTCGTCAAGCGCTTCGTGGCCCTTCCGTTTTCGGACAGCGCCCCGCCTTTGGCGCGCAGCGCCGACGATGCGCGCGAGCTTGCAGCGGCGCTGATCGAACAGGGCGATGGCGCCGCCTATGAAATTCGCGGCCTCGATTGCGGTGAGAAGTGGGAGCGGGTGGGCTGTTTCGTTAGCTGGCGGCTCCAGCTTTGGCGCCCCTTGCAGGCGCTGGAGCGCGGACTAGGAATTAATTTTCGGCGCAACCTGCGCCGGGCCGGCGCGGTCAGAGTAGAACACGGCGCCGGCGCCGACTACCTCAGACGGTTCTATGCGCTTCAGCTCGACAGCCGCCGCCACTTCGGCGTTCCGCCGCAGCCATGGCGATTCTTCGAGCTTGTCCACGGGCTGTTTGCGCCCGCCAATCTCGACATCTGGCTCGCCAAAGAAGCGGGCAAGGATGTTGCGGCGGCGGTCTTCGTGCGTGACGGCGACGCTATTTATTTCAAGTGGGGCGCACGGCGGGCGAACTGCCGCTCCAACGCCAACCATCGCCTGCTCTGGAGCGCGGTCGAAGAGTTTGCGCCACACGCGCGGGTGCTCGAACTGGGGCGCTCTGACGTCCGCAACCAGGGTCTGATGCAATTCAAGCGCGGGCTGGGCGCAACCGCGACCGCGCTGCCCTACTCGTTTTTTCCGATGGCGCCGCGCCAGGTGAGTCCCGAAGTGCTCGGCGGTGCGCACCGGCTGCTTGCGATGGTGTGGAGACGGTTACCGATCTTTGCGACCCGGATGCTCGGCCGTGTTGCGTACCGCTTCCTGGCATGA